One window of Pyrus communis chromosome 12, drPyrComm1.1, whole genome shotgun sequence genomic DNA carries:
- the LOC137710017 gene encoding blue copper protein 1b-like, producing the protein MISSWLFIILTVLATFAPSILATDYVVGDDKGWTINFDYQAWARGKMLFVGDNLVFNYPKGVQNVYKVNGTGFQECSAPLDSVPLTSGKDVINLATSGRKWYICGVSRHCLDAGQKLAITVFPSSFAPSPSPTSENSDRKFSAPSPSPTWGYSN; encoded by the exons ATGATTTCTTCCTGGCTCTTCATAATCCTTACTGTTCTCGCAACTTTTGCGCCTTCGATTTTGGCCACAGATTATGTTGTTGGTGACGACAAAGGGTGGACAATTAATTTCGATTATCAAGCTTGGGCTCGGGGAAAGATGCTCTTTGTTGGCGACAACCTTG TTTTTAACTATCCAAAAGGAGTTCAGAACGTGTACAAAGTGAATGGCACTGGCTTTCAAGAATGTTCAGCTCCATTAGACTCTGTGCCATTAACAAGTGGAAAGGATGTGATCAACCTTGCAACCTCCGGAAGAAAATGGTACATTTGCGGTGTTTCGCGGCATTGTTTAGATGCTGGCCAGAAGCTTGCTATAACTGTGTTTCCATCATCCTTTGCTCCTAGCCCTAGCCCCACCTCTGAAAATAGCGACCGGAAGTTTTCTGCTCCCAGCCCTAGTCCCACCTGGGGATACAGCAACTAG